A single window of Poecilia reticulata strain Guanapo linkage group LG10, Guppy_female_1.0+MT, whole genome shotgun sequence DNA harbors:
- the uqcrq gene encoding cytochrome b-c1 complex subunit 8 isoform X1 encodes MIWQLHPREDFKSSKDVYTLAISSLVNMGRHFGDLARVRHVITYSLSPFEQKAFANYFSKGIPNVWRRFTASFFKVAPPMILTYLIYSWGSMAHEQGKRKNPADYANDK; translated from the exons ATGATATGGCAGCTACATCCGCGTGAAGATTTCAAGTCTTCTAAAGATGTTTATACGTTAGCG atcAGCTCTCTGGTGAACATGGGCCGCCACTTTGGAGATTTGGCCAGGGTCAGACATGTGATCACGTACAGCCTGTCGCCCTTTGAGCAGAAGGCTTTCGCCAACTACTTCTCAAAGGGTATCCCCAACGTGTGGAGAAGATTCACAGCTTCTTTCTTTAAAGTTGCCCCCC CCATGATCCTCACGTATCTGATCTACAGCTGGGGCAGCATGGCCCATGAGCAAGGCAAGAGAAAAAATCCTGCTGACTACGCCAATGACAAATGA
- the uqcrq gene encoding cytochrome b-c1 complex subunit 8 isoform X2: protein MGRHFGDLARVRHVITYSLSPFEQKAFANYFSKGIPNVWRRFTASFFKVAPPMILTYLIYSWGSMAHEQGKRKNPADYANDK, encoded by the exons ATGGGCCGCCACTTTGGAGATTTGGCCAGGGTCAGACATGTGATCACGTACAGCCTGTCGCCCTTTGAGCAGAAGGCTTTCGCCAACTACTTCTCAAAGGGTATCCCCAACGTGTGGAGAAGATTCACAGCTTCTTTCTTTAAAGTTGCCCCCC CCATGATCCTCACGTATCTGATCTACAGCTGGGGCAGCATGGCCCATGAGCAAGGCAAGAGAAAAAATCCTGCTGACTACGCCAATGACAAATGA
- the gdf9 gene encoding growth/differentiatio, translating into MMGKQTLMSAAVGRLRALLLLILASCSPPLVSPSDALHNLSALTYPYSSILSPLLKALSEHGGTRWSLDARTKVKPEHRYVKYLTEVYKKSTRMQRSVDGDKVYNTIRLIKPQBECPAQSNNETFTQDLSYSLDQVRRKEQLLKSSLLYGFNLNNPAAVSSVCYLSIKEREQSNQCQLCAGISHTLNLTDGAHKRRRRNWVEVDVTSFLQPVQKGNVHLLVNISCSEEKRAGSNGFRSPFGFTLRSPSLILYLNDTSRIAHQRSLVSSSADLWSPTALGTFQKQVFKSVRRHGQKRRWRRSSPKSKRGDKGLDMQLPELKSSSEFPTTDCALYDFRVRFSQLKLDHWIVFPPKYNPRYCRGICPRAMGFFYGSPVHTMVQNIIYEKLDSSVPRPSCVPSQYSPLSVMIFEEDSSYAYKEFKDMIATGCTCR; encoded by the exons ATGATGGGAAAACAAACGCTGATGTCAGCGGCTGTTGGTCGTCTCCGTGCTCTGTTGCTCCTGATTCTGGCGTCCTGCAGCCCCCCGCTGGTTAGCCCCTCCGATGCGCTGCACAACCTGAGCGCCCTGACCTACCCGTACAGCAGCATCCTCTCCCCGCTGCTCAAAGCCCTCTCGGAGCACGGAGGGACCAGGTGGAGCTTGGACGCGAGGACAAAGGTGAAACCCGAGCACAGATACGTGAAATATCTGACGGAGGTTTACAAGAAGTCAACCAGGATGCAGAGGAGCGTTGATGGAGATAAAGTTTACAACACCATCAGGCTGATCAAGCCCCAARATGAATGTCCTGCACAAAGCAACAACG AAACTTTTACACAGGATTTGTCCTACAGCCTTGATCAAGTAAGGAGAAAAGAGCAGCTCCTGAAGTCGTCCCTGCTGTACGGTTTCAACCTTAACAACCCGGCAGCTGTCAGCTCTGTGTGTTACCTGAGCATAAAGGAGCGTGAGCAGTCCAACCAGTGCCAGCTGTGTGCTGGGATCTCTCATACCCTGAACCTCACAGACGGCGCGCACAAGAGGCGGCGCAGGAACTGGGTGGAAGTGGATGTTACCTCGTTTCTTCAACCTGTGCAAAAGGGGAATGTCCACCTTCTTGTTAACATCTCCTGTTCTGAGGAGAAAAGAGCTGGGAGCAATGGTTTCAGATCTCCTTTTGGATTCACCCTGAGGTCTCCTTCTCTGATTCTATATCTCAATGACACAAGCAGAATCGCCCACCAGAGGTCGCTGGTGAGTTCCAGTGCAGATCTGTGGTCACCCACTGCGTTGGGCACGTTTCAGAAGCAAGTTTTCAAATCGGTACGAAGACACGGACaaaagaggaggtggaggaggtcGTCTCCGAAGAGCAAGCGTGGAGATAAAGGCTTAGACATGCAGCTGCCTGAGCTCAAATCCAGCTCTGAATTCCCAACCACAGACTGCGCCCTGTATGACTTCAGGGTGCGATTCAGTCAGCTCAAACTGGATCACTGGATTGTTTTCCCACCAAAGTACAACCCCAGGTACTGCAGAGGCATCTGCCCAAGAGCCATGGGCTTCTTCTACGGTTCCCCCGTCCACACCATGGTGCAAAACATCATCTACGAGAAGCTGGACTCCTCTGTCCCCAGACCATCGTGCGTTCCATCCCAGTACAGCCCCCTGAGCGTCATGATCTTTGAAGAAGACAGCTCTTACGCCTACAAGGAGTTTAAGGACATGATCGCTACCGGATGTACGTGTCGCTGA
- the sowahab gene encoding ankyrin repeat domain-containing protein SOWAHA translates to MALTQEAVLCFLLERGGKVKNSELVNHFKSLINGGDPAGKQHNRELFKKLVNSVAVVRQVDEVKFVVVRKRYQDFVKEEMDQSLFGQTANSNARRSSSASNYYSDDKSCVESLQESRPAVSTADSATVKVLSISRDQPCRASKSGAVFAVIAVRSPERDSAAGARDGLRSQVHQQHGNPDKAVIRVPSLPALTSNSSSQQRELIKEPQCWKSKQAGAKQAPGSPLVRPQNKTLRQADDESVPLEPIAHEWLVKCAAGLWGQIYALLLQDTRLAQKKDFMSGFTALHWAAKDGSCEIIHKLIDVSSKRGTYVNVNSKAHGGYTPLHIAAMHGHSEVMVALVQRYGASVSERDNDGKKALHYLGKGASAEVRALLGGPQQSGEKMEGEEYKEHTRGFNTISKLFHPHLGKKHKTCRFAHEW, encoded by the coding sequence ATGGCTCTGACCCAGGAAGCCgtgttgtgttttctgctggAGCGCGGAGGCAAAGTGAAAAACTCCGAGCTGGTGAACCATTTCAAGAGCCTCATCAACGGCGGCGATCCCGCGGGAAAGCAGCACAATAGAGAGCTGTTCAAGAAGCTGGTGAACAGCGTCGCGGTGGTCAGACAGGTCGACGAGGTGAAGTTCGTGGTGGTGAGGAAGAGGTACCAGGACTTTGTGAAAGAGGAGATGGATCAGAGCTTGTTCGGTCAAACCGCGAACAGCAACGCGCGGCGCTCGTCCAGTGCGAGCAATTACTACAGTGATGATAAGAGCTGCGTGGAGAGTTTGCAGGAAAGCAGGCCTGCTGTATCCACGGCGGATTCGGCCACGGTTAAAGTCCTGAGTATCTCCCGAGATCAGCCGTGCAGAGCGAGTAAATCCGGGGCTGTGTTCGCTGTCATAGCAGTCAGATCCCCAGAGAGAGACTCCGCGGCGGGAGCAAGAGACGGATTGCGCTCCCAGGTGCATCAGCAGCATGGAAACCCTGACAAAGCAGTCATCCGAGTTCCATCACTCCCAGCTCTAACTTCTAACTCCTCGTCTCAACAGAGGGAGTTAATAAAAGAGCCTCAGTGTTGGAAATCCAAGCAGGCAGGAGCCAAGCAGGCCCCAGGTTCTCCCCTGGTGAGGCCCCAAAACAAGACCCTCAGACAGGCTGATGATGAGTCTGTGCCTTTGGAGCCAATAGCCCATGAGTGGCTTGTTAAGTGTGCTGCTGGGCTGTGGGGACAAATATatgctttgctgctgcaggacaCACGCTTGGCACAGAAGAAGGATTTCATGTCAGGTTTCACAGCCTTGCACTGGGCYGCCAAGGACGGCAGCTGTGAGATCATACACAAACTCATTGACGTTTCCAGCAAAAGGGGCACCTACGTGAATGTCAACAGCAAAGCACACGGAGGGTACACGCCTTTGCACATTGCAGCCATGCATGGTCACTCTGAGGTCATGGTTGCTCTCGTGCAGCGCTACGGAGCCAGCGTGAGCGAAAGGGACAACGACGGCAAGAAGGCGCTTCACTACCTGGGGAAAGGTGCGTCGGCTGAGGTCAGGGCCCTGCTGGGAGGACCTCAGCAGAGCGGAGAGAAGATGGAGGGCGAGGAGTACAAGGAGCACACAAGAGGCTTCAACACTATCAGCAAACTGTTCCACCCTCACTTaggaaagaaacataaaacttgCAGGTTTGCTCATGAGTGGTAA